GCGGCGTGCTCGTGCGCCAGTCCGGCGGCCCGTACCGCGGCCGCCTCCAGTGCCGGGTCCTGCTCCCGCAGGCGCGCGAGCAGCTTGCGCAGCTCGCTGGTGGTCTGCTCGACCGAGCGCAGGGACACCGAAGTGACCCCTGGGACCGAGCCGACCTTCATCGGGCGAGCGCCGCGGCGAAGGCCCCGGCCGCGAACTCCGGCTCGGCGCGGCCAGGCGGCGGGCACAGCACCGCGGCGGCCAACTCGGCGGCGAACGCGGCCTGCCCGGCCAGTTCGCCGCCCAGTCCCGCGAACAACTCGGCGTGGCCGGATTTCCTGGCCGCCACCTCGGTGTCTTCACCGTCCAAAGTGCGCAGTCGCACGGTGACCCGGTCGGATTCGGCGAGGTGTTCGCGTTCGAGCAGGCGCGCGGATTCCAGCACGCGCTCCAGTTCGCGGGTGAGCTGCTCGTGCCGCGCCATCGCCGCGCGGCGCTCGGCCTCCACGCCCGGCGCGGTGCTGAACTGCGCGGTCGCCGTCGCGCTGTCCACCTCGTCGGCGGCGGCGAGCAGGGCACGCCTGAGGCGAAGCGCGCACTGGTCGAGTTGCTCGGCCCGGCGCCGGTTGGCCAGCAGCGTGCCCGCCCATTCGTCGAGGATCGCCGCGGTCGTCCGCAACGCCTTCCCGGCCGAAGCGGACGCGTCGGGCGCGGGCAGGCGGATCGCCGCGCGGGCACAGCGCCCGGCCGCGGCCCGGACCGCGTCGGCGTTACCGGGGACGGGGTCGAAGCCGAGGCCGCGGTGGTCGGTCGTCATCACGCAGGCGTCCTCACCCTGGCGTGCAGCGCCCGCTACCGCCGGACGTCGCGGCGCTGCGGCCGCTGCTGGGGTCGCTGAGCCCGTTGGGGCTGGCGTTGCTGCTGTTGCCGCTGTTGCGGCGAACGCGCCTGGCGCTGCTGCGCGGGGCGCTGCCGGTTGGCCGGGGGCGGGGTCCGTGGCGCCCGGCGCCGGTCGTCGTCGTCCTCCAGCTCCGGGCGCGGCCGGTTGGACCACGAGTCGAACACGAGCAGTAGCAGCGCGAGCACGGCGAGGGCGATGCCGACGTCGGTGAGCCCGACAAACACGATCAAAACGACCGAAACGGCCACCATCGGGACCACGACGACCCAGCAGAGGGGGTCGATCCGCCCGAACTTCGGACTCCCTGCCATCGCCGTCTCCCTTCGCCTTTGCATTCGAAAGGCGTCACTGGGCGTTCACCCTAACTTGCCCCAGGGCCGCCGCGTACCGTCACGCCATGCCAATTCTGGCTGGGCTCATCGCCGCCGTTTTCGGACCGTGTTCGTCATGGTGAACGCCAACGAACCGCTCAATCCTACGTTCGGCCGGATCGTCCGTGCACTTGCCGGTCTCGCGTTGGTCTCCTTCCTGATCATGGCGGTGCTCCGCTTGCTGGACGCGCCGCCGCGGGCCGGGGTTGCCCGGGTCGCCTTCGTGGTCGGCCTCCACTTCATCCCGTTCGCCTCCACCTGGCGGCAGCGGAGCATCCTGGTGCCCGCCCACGGGCTCACCGCACTCGGCGTGATCGGCCTGATCATGGCCCTGACCTCGGCGGTTGCCTGGACGCCGAGCGTCAGCGGGGTGCTGTCCGGGTTCACCCCGCTCGCCGGGAGTTTGTACGTTGCGTCACGTCTGCCCCGGTCGAGCACGGCGAATTCACCGGCCGCCAATTAGACTTGGCTGCCGACCCGGGAGGTACAGCACGGTGTGCGGAATTGTCGCTGCGGTCGGTGAAGTCGATACCCAACTCTGCCGGGAGATGCTCTCCCGCATCAAGCATCGAGGTCCGGACGACACCGGGGAGATCCACCGGGGCCGGATCTGGCTCGGCCACCAGCGATTGTCCATTATGGACGTCGACGGCGGCGCCCAGCCGATGAGCGACCCCGGTGGCACCACGCATCTGGTGGCCAACGGCGAAATCTACAACCACCGTCACATCCGCGAGGACCTCGGCCACGAGCTGTTCGAGACCGGCTCGGACAGCGAGGCCGCGCTGCAGGCGCTGATCGTGGACGGCCCGGCCGGGCTGGCCAGGCTGCGCGGCATGTTCGCGCTCGCGTACATGACCGACGACGAAGAGTTCCTGGTCGCCCGCGACGCGGTGGGCGTGAAGCCGCTGTACTGGGTGCGCAAGCCCGAGGTGACGCTGTTCGCCAGCGAGCTGCGTGCCTTCGACAAGGCCGACCGCCCGCTGGTGGAGAGCTTCCCGCCGGGCTGCTGCTGGAGCCCCGCCGGCGGGCTGGTGCGCTTCGCCGACGCGGTGCCCGCCGTGCTGCGGCCGGCGTACCGCACGGACGAGCCGGGCGTCTGGGGCGATGACCTGCTGAAGTCGGTGCGCGAGACGGTCGTGGCCGCGGTGGAGAACCGGATGATGAGCGACGTCGGCATCGGCGTGTTCCTCTCCGGCGGGCTCGACTCGGCGATCGTGGCCGCGGTCGCCGCCGAGTACGCGCTGCGCCACCGCCAGCCGCTGCCCACCTTCGCCATCGGCGCGCCCGGCAGCTCCGACCTGGCCGCGGCCCGCGTGGTCGCCGACTACCTCGGCACCGAGCACCACGAGATCGTGATGACCGCCGAGGACGCGGTGGCCGCGCTGCCCAAGGCGGTGCGCGCGATCGAGCACTTCGACCCGTCGCTGGTGCGCAGCGCGGTGCCGAACCTGCTGCTCGCCGAGTACGCCTCGAAGCGGGTGCACGCCGTGCTCACCGGGGAAGGCGCCGACGAGCTGTTCGCCGGGTACGACTACTACCACGAGGAGCCGTTCACCAATCCCGACGCGCTGCAGGCCGAGCTGGTGCGCACGGTCAACGAGCTGCACCACCTGAACCTGCAGCGCTGCGACCGCACCACGATGGCCTTCGGCATGGAGGCGCGGGTGCCGTTCCTGGACCGCGACGTGATCGGGCTGGCGCTGTCCATCCCGCCCGAGCACAAGATGGTCGCGCCCGGCCGTGAGGCCAAGAAGCTGCTCCGCGACGCCTTCGACGGCTGGCTGCCGGAGGAAATCCTGCGGCGTGGCAAGGAACAGTTCGGCGACGGCTCGGGCGCGAAGGACGTGCTGGAGCAAGCGGTGCACGCGGCCCCGGAGGTCGCCGAGGCCGACGGCGTCGAGCTACGGTCCAAAGAGGAGGCCGGCTTCTACGCCATTTGGCGCAAGGAGCTCGATGGCATTCGTCCCGGGTCCACGCTCGGATTGTTCGCCACCACCTGATCGCTCGGTGAGCTTTCCCACTCGAGGCCGGTTTTCCCCGATTGACCTGCGTGGACAGTGCTTTCATGCACGCCATGATCGGATTCGAGACGGACCTGGACGACCTCCGTGCGTCCAGTGCCCACCTGGCGGCCGCGGCTGACGCGGCCGGCGCCGCCAGGGACAGCGAGCACCAGCAGGACGTTCCGGTGGCCCCGCCCCGGGAGAGCATCTTCGACATCTCGGGCATGATCCCGGTCGACAACGCCTTCGGGCAGTCGCTGGGCATGCAGGCGGTGGCCCGCGCGTACGAGAACCACCGCGCCAAGGTCGAGAAGATGCTCGCCGAACTGCACCAGAGCACGCTGGACTCGAGCCGCGCGCTGAACACCGTCGCCGAGCTGTACGAGAAGGCCGACGAAGACTCGCGCACCCGGCTGCAGCGCGCCGCCGCCGTGCTGGACGAAAGCTGAGGCCGGGCGTGGACGACTACTTCGGCGCGGTGGAGACCACCTCCTACGAGAACAACCGCCAGGCTCACCTCGAAGGCATCAGCGACGACCTGCTCGACGGCGCCAACGACGCCCTCGACGCGCTCGACATCCTGCGCTGGACCGAGCTGTGGATGCCGGAGGAGGAGGTCGAGAAGTGGCGCAAGCAGACCGCGGACATCTACCGCGAGTTCTCCGCCGCCGACATCGACCGCGACTCCGAGAGCGGCCTGCAGGCGCTGATCAACGAGCAGGACAAGATCTGGAAGGCGCTGATCGACAACTCCAAGTCGGAGCTGGACCAGGCGGAGAAGCGGCTCGAGCACTGGCGCGGGGACGCGGCCAACGACGTCAAGGCCTACATCAACAACCTGGCCCACACCTTCGACCGCGTCGGCACGAAGATCACCGTGCTGGAGAGCGACGTGGTGGCCGCCCGCGAGGCGATCGCCTCGGCCAGGGGTGACCTGAGCAAGCTCGGCGAGTCGTTCAAGGCGGTCGCCGAGAAGTACCGCGAGGACCAGGAGCGCAAGAGCGAGTCGGCCGGGCTCAAGGTTCTCGGCGCGGCGTTCGCCGGCGCGGTGGCCGGGCTGCTCACCGTGGCCACCGCCGGGGCGGGCGCGGCCGCGGGCGCGGCGGTGCTCTCGGCCACCGCGAAGGGCGCGATCATCGCGGGCAACGTGGCGGGCTCGGCGATCAGCGCGACCATCGCCAACGCCGCGGAGATCACCGGTGACAACGTCTTCGAGCTGGTCGGGAGCTTCTTCGAGAACACCGACAAGCTCCGCGAAGGCATGATCGACGCGATGGACGACCTGGCCAAGCAGATCGACATCGAGGCCGAGGACCTGCCGGCGATCCCGCCGCCGCCGGATGTCAGCCCCGGCTCGTCGTTCAACCCGGACGACTTCGAGACCGAACGGCTGGACAAGGACCGCGAGCGCAGGGTGCGCGATTCGGGCGTGGACATCGCGCCGGACGGCAAGGTGGACAGCTCCGCGGGCAGTCCCGCTCCGCTAACCTGAGGCGGGAGGAGGTGGGCCGCGCATGACCGACAAGGCCCAGCCGAAGCCGTCGAAGAAGGTACCGGCGAAGGTGGACCGGGCGGCGATCGTCAAGTCGCTGCAGGAGCTGTCGGTGGAGGCCGGTTCACCGGACGGCACGGTCAGCCTGGCCGTCAACACCGACGGGGTGATGACCAGGCTGGCGCTGTCCGCCGGGGCGGCGAAGCTGCCGCCGAGCCAGCTCGCCGACCTGGTCCTGCGCACCTACGCGCAGGCCCAGCGCGAGTCGGCCAAGCGCAGCGCCGAGCTGCTCGCCCCGATGGGCAACGCCGGTTACGTGACCGACCGGCTGCGCTGGCGGCTCAAGTTCGACCCGGGTCCGGCGCCGGCCGCACCCGGGGGCGAGGGCAAGGACAAGCGCGGCTCCGGGGTGCTGCGTGACCGGTCCGGCTCGTGGCGCGAACCGGAGAAGCGGGCCGAGCCCGAATCGGACGACGAGTTCTACGAGAAGGGCGTGCGGTTCGATCCGTCCTGGTGACGTCTCGTCGTTCCCGGGTTAGGTTTCGACGCATGAGCAAGTCACCGGCGGTGGAGATCGAGGTCGGCCCGTGCGTCGTGCGGGTATCGAACCCGGACCGGGTCTACTTCCCGGCCCGGGGCGAGACCAAGCTCGACCTGGTCAACTACTACCTGTCGGTGGGTGACGGCATCGTGCGCGCGCTGCGCGAGCGGCCGTGCATGCTGCACCGGTTCCCGTCCGGGGTGGCCGGGGAGAAGGTGCACCAGAAGCGCGTGCCGAACGGGGCGCCGCCGTGGCTGGAGACGGTGCGGGTGCACTTCCCCCGGTACAACCGGCACGCGGACGAGCTGTGCGTGACCGAGCTGGCCAGCGTCATCTGGGCGGTGCAGATGTCCACTGTGGAGTTCCACCCGTGGAACTCCCGGCGCGCGGACACCGAGCGCCCCGACGAGTGGCGGATCGATCTGGACCCGATGCCGGACTGCGGGTTCGACCGGGTGCGCCGGGTCGCGCACGTGGCCCACGAGGTGCTCGACGAGCTGGGCATGACCGGCTGGCCGAAGACCTCCGGCGGCGACGGCCTGCACATCTACGTGCGCATCGAGCCGAACCGGGGATTCCAGGAGGTCCGGCGCGCGGCGCTCGCCTTCGCCATGGAAGTCGAGCGGCGCGCCCCGGACGACGTGACCACCGAGTGGTGGCGCAAGGATCGCGATCCGGGCAAGGTTTTTGTCGACTACAACCAGAACACCCGTGACCACACCATCGCCAGCGCCTACTCGGTGCGCGGGGTGCCCGAAGCGGTGGTGTCCACACCGATCACCTGGTCCGAAGTGGACGATGTCGAACCGCGCGAGTGCACCATCGGGGTGGTTTCCCGCCGATTCACCGAAACAGGTGACCCGCACGAGAAGATCGATGAGGTCGCGTACACAGTGGACACCCTGCTCGAGTGGGCAGACCGCGACGGGCTCGACTGATCCCAGGCGCGATCGCCCGGCGCCGGTCAGGGCGCGATGCCGTAGAGCATCCGCCTGCCGTGGTACTCCGAGACCGACCAGATCAAGCCGGTCTCCCGCCAGTACGACATGTCCTCCGGCCCGTTCGGGGTCGCGGCGCTGCGCGTGAGCGTCCAGTCCGAGCCGAGCCGCCACGAGCGCATCAGCCCGTTGTTGCCGGGGCCGTCGCTCGAGTTGAAGTGCCAGGTGGTGCCGCCGTCGTGGGTCACGCCGCCCTGGGTGCGGTTGCCCACCCCGCCGGTCAGGCCGGGTTGCCGGAAGGCGCTGTCCGCGGTGGCCACGCCCCTGGCGTTCGAAGCGATCTGGTGGTCGCTCATGTCCCAGGTCACCACGCGGCCGGGCAGCCCGGTCTCCGCCTCGCAGAACTCACCGACCACCAGCCGGTCCGGTGTGCTCACCCGGTCCAGCGACACCCACGAGTCGCGCAGCGGCGCACCGGGATCGGTCGAACACTTGCCGCCGGAACTCTTCGGGCTCTTCCAGAACCCGCTCTGCGCCATGATGTAGCGGTAGCCGTGGCTGTAGAACCGGTCCGCGACGGGCTCGTAGCCGACGAGGTACTTGTTCGTGCTGTACCCGCGCGGATCGGCCACCAGGTCGTAGATCGCGTCCAGGCTGAACTGCCGGATGCCCCAGTTCGTGTCGACGAGGTAGAGGAACCGGCCGTACCAGACCATGCCGCCGGCGTGGATGTCGACCGGCCGGTAGCTCACCTCGCCGTTCGCCCCGTGGAACGGCTCCACCAGCAGGATGTGCTGGTACTTGCCGGTCTGCGTGTTGAGCACGCTGACCCGCACGCCCTTCTTCTTCAGTACGTGGTCGTCTTCCTCGCCGTCGTTGCCCGTCCAGTCCTCGTCGTCGTACCAGCTGACCATGATTCCCTTGTGGGAGCCCCAAACCTGGTCCTCCTGGGCGTCGTTCACCGACGAAACGCCCTGCGGGATCCACTCCCTGGTCTGGTTGTCCCCGTCGGTGAAGCACCACCAGTCCGGCTGCGCCGGGAACGGTGTGCACGCACCCCGGCGTGTCGCCTGCCAGCTGGCCGAAGTCAGGATCGAGCTGAGGCTGGCCTTGACCATCCGGATGCCCTCGGCCGCCCCCGTGGTGTCGGTCCGCGTCATGGTGAACGCGCTCGCCGGCACGGTCACCACCGGTTCGGCCGAGGCTGGTGCCGCCGTGCCGACGGACACGAGTACCGCCGCTGCCAGCAAAGCCAAACCGCGTAACGCCTTCTGTCGCATGGTCCCTCCCTGGGCTCCCTCGCGGAGCGCCAGCCTGCCGAGGGCATCTTGGAGGAACCTGGGATTCGCCTAGTCCCGCTCTTCCTCCGCGAAGTCGACGGTGATCCAGCGATCCGGGCGCGCGGTGAACACCACGAACGTGCCCGCGGTGTCGCCGATTTCCTGCTCCGCCATGGCCTGCGCGGCGTCGGCGGGCAGGTAGCGCCCGATGATCGCGACCACCTCCTCGACCGTCGGCGAACGGTCCGTCTTGACCAGCGAGCATTCGGCGGTGACGTACCGGTACGGGAACTCTTCGCGCTGCACGCAGAGGCTGAGCGCCTTCGCCCGCGCCAGCAGGCGGGTCTTCCTGGTGGGGCGCCCCTGGGTGCCGGTGAGAAAGGTGAACCGGCCGTCGTGGTAGGCGTACCAGACCGGCACGGTCAGCGGCGGCCGTCCGTCGTCGGCGGCGATGCTGAGCACCGCGGGCCGCGACTCGGCGAGGAACTCGTCGCGTTCGGCGTCGGTGAGCGTTCTGGGCATGATCAGGCCTTTCCGTATTCGTCGCGGAGGCGGAGCCAGGACATGGTCGGGTCCTGCGGCCAGCCCGCCGGCGAGTCCTCCCAGATTTCCTGGCGCCCGTACGGGGTCAGGTCGAGCAGGTTGAAGTCCATGCGCAGCCGGTCGACGCCGCGCGCGGTGGTGAAGTAGGTGCGGAAGAACCCGTCGCCGTCGCGCAGCAGCACGCTCAGCCCGAAACCGCTGGTGACACCGAGATCGTCCTCGAAGCTGCTGCCGAAGCTGGAGTACCAGGGCACGGTCCAGCCCATGCGCTCGCGGACCGGCGCGATCTCGGCCTGCGGCGCGCGGCAGAGCAGGATCAGCCGGGTGTCGCGGGCGTTGAGGTGGACCTGGTCGGCGAGGTTGTCGGTGAACGAGCAGCAGCCGTCGCAGAGGTAGTCCTGCCCGGGCCGGAGCATGAAGTGGTAGACGACCAGCTGCCGCATGCCGTCGAAGAGCCCGGCCAGGCCGACCTCCTCGCCGTCCGGCGCGGTGAACCGGTACCCGGGGTCGAGGCGGACCATCGGCAGCCTGCGGCGCTCGGCGGCCAGCGCGTCCAGTGCGCGGGTGTGCTCCTTCTCCTTGACCAGGAGCGCATCCCTGGCGACCTGCCATTCCTCCGGGGAGACCACCTGCGGCCGGTTCATCGCCCTGCTCCATCCGTGTCCGAGTTCCTTGACGGAACCGACCGTAGCGCACTTAGTTCCCTGAAGGAACCCTCTGGGTTAGACTCGGCCCATGCAGCGCACCCGCTTCGGTGACATGGCGTGTTCGATCGCCAGGACGTTGGACGTGATCGGCGAACCGTGGTCGCCACTGATCCTGCGGAACGTCTACGTGGGCATCAACCGGTTCGAGCAGATGCAGGAGTCGCTGGGCATCTCGCGCAAGGTGCTCACCGAACGGCTGAAGTGGCTGACCGAGCAGCAGGTGCTGACGCGGCGGCAGTACTCGGAGCGCCCGCCGCGGTACGAGTACGTGCTCACCGAACGGGGTACCGAGCTGTGCGACCTGCTGATGGTGATGGTGCGCTGGGGTGACCGGTGGCTGGCGGGCGAGGCGGGGCCGCCGGTGCTCTACCGGCACCACGCGTGCGGCCGGATCAGCCACGTCGAGCCGCGCTGCTCCGAATGCGGTGAGCCGATGCGGGCGACCGACCTCGACGTACTGCCGGGGCCCGGCCTAGCGTGACCGTATGGAAACGGTGGCCGAGCAGTTCAACGCGCGGATCAACGCCCACGACCTGACCGGCCTCGGCCGCCTGATGAGTGACGACCACCGCTTCGTCGACACCGGCGGCAACGTGGTCGCCGGGAAGCGGGCCTGCCTGGCGGCGTGGTCGGAGTTCTTCGTGGCGTTCCCGGAGTACCGCAACGTCGTCGACTCGGTGACCACCGAGGGGTCACGGATCTCGATCACCGGGCACTCGATCTGCCCCGGCCACCCCGCCCTGGAGGGCCCGGCGCGGTGGACCGCCGTCATCTCCGCGGACGAACTGGTCGCGGAGTGGCACGTGCAGCAGGGCTAGTCGGTGTACTTCACCGCGGTCAGGGTGATCACCGCGTCGGGGGGCACCTTGGTGCCCGCGGGCGGTGACTGTCCTGTTTGGACCCAGTTGCGGTCGACCAGCAGTGCGCGGCCGAGGCCCTTGCCGTCGACCTCGCGCAGGTTGTACAGGCCCGCGGCCTGCATGGTGTTCTGCGCGTCCTGGTGGTTCATGCCCGAGACGTCCGGCACGGTGATGGTCGCGGCCGGGGTCTCCCCCGCGGACGCAGCCGCCGAAGACGCCGGTGCCGGCGCTGGGGTCGAAGTCGGCGCGGGCGGGGCGCCACCGCACGAAGCGAGGAGCAGCGCGCCGAGCACCAGGCACGCGCCCCGAACCGGTCCCGTCATGCGAAACTCCCTTCGCGCCGAGGCGGTGGCGGGTCGCCTGGAAGACGCTCCCGCCACCACCGACGTTACCGCGTGCCCGGCGAACCGCTAGTTGAACGGATCCAGCGTGATGCTGGCCTGTGCCGGATTCCCGTCGTGCACCAGCGATTCGTGGTGCCCGACGTCATCGAAGGCGAAACCGTATGCCTTGCCGTCGACCATCCGCTCGTGGATCAGCCGCGAATAGTGGTTGGTCACCGAATCCTGGTAGAAGCCGCCCGAGCCGGCGTCCGGCTGGTTCGGGTTGGCCAGCAGCGTGGACCGGTTGTACCCGGCGCACAGGGTGCGGGAAATCGGCCCGCGCACCAGGTCGTTCGGCGCGTCGAGCAGTTTGTAGCAGCCGAACACGCTGTCGGAGTCCGGTTTCTGGAACGAGGTGACCACCGAGCCCGCCGTGTTGGTGAAGTTCATCGTGTTCCCGGAAACCCGGCCGAAGTACTTGGTACCGGGCTGGTCCGCGAACGGCGTGACGGTCAGCGTGGACGACGCGTACTTCGACCACACCCGGTTGATGTAGTCGTTCATGATGCCGGAGTCCAGCACCCCGGAACCCACCCCGTGCCCCGGCGAGAGCGCGCGCAGCACCGTGCCGTCCGGCTTGGCCTGGACCAAGTTCCCCCAGCCGCCCGGCTGCGCCTTCAACGCCGAGAAGAAACCGTTGTAACCACCTGCCTTCAACCGGCCGGTGGTTTTCTGCGCACCGCCCGACAATTGCACGCCGACCGAATACGGCGCCGAGAACATGTCGACCTGGGTGCTGTTGATCCAGATTCCCGCGTCGTTGAGCGTGTACTCGGTCCAGTTGAACAGAATGTTGCGGTTCGGGTCACTCGGATTCTGCACCGCGGGCTGCACCAGTCCGCCGGTGGTCAGTTTGAACACCAGTTTCTGGCCGTAGGAGAAATAGACCCGGCCGGAGAACTTCGGCAACCGGATGGTGATCGAACCGCCGTTGGCCGGGCCCTGGATCGAGGCGTCGGGCGCCGGCGTGGGCGGGTTGCCACCGGCCGGCCACGGGTGGAAGGTGCCGTTCGCGTCGGCCCAGCCCTGACGGCCGGTGCTCAACTCGGTGCCCAGGTTGTAGACGTAGACCGGCTCACCTCGCCCGGAGGTGTTCTTGATCGTCAGCGGGATGGTGGCCGGTACCGCCGCGGCGGCCGAAGGCACCGCGGCCAACCCGGCGGCGGTGGCCAGCGCGGCCACCAGCGCCAGCAGCTTTCTTTGCACGGACATGCGCATTCTCCTCCTAGAACAGGAATATCCACAGGAGCGAAATAGAATGCACCGGAAGGCGTGTTAATGGCGGGGACCGTGCGCTTCCGGATACAAGGGGAGAGCCTTCCCAGGATCACACGTTCCCCGTTACCTGTCAACGCCACCGGCCCGAACGCACCCGTCGGCCGCTAGGCAACCCCGGATTTCTTCGTTAGCCTCCTGGACATGATTCCCACAGTTGTCTGGGGCACAGGCAACATCGGCCGCGCGGCCATCCGCGCGGTCGGCGCCCACCCGTCGCTCGAACTCGCCGCCGTGCTCGTGCACAACCCGGACAAGCTCGGCCGCGACGCGGGTGAGCTGGCTGGTCTGGACCACGAGCTGGGCGTGCGCGCCTCCGGCGATCCGGCCGCCGTGCTGGCCACCCGCCCCCGCGCGGTGGTGTACGCGGCTTCCGGTGACATCCGCCCCGACGAGGCGCTCAAGGACATCACCGACGCGATCCGGGCGGGCGCGGTGGTGGTCACCCCGGCGCTCTACCCGCTCTACGACCAGCTCAACGCCCCGGCGGAGCTGCGTGAACCCGTGCTGGCCGCGATCAATGACGGCGGCGGCTCGCTGTTCGTCTCCGGCGTGGATCCCGGCTGGGGCAACGACGTGCTGCCCGCGCTGCTCAGCGGACTCGGCACCACTGTGGACGCCGTGCGCTGCCAGGAGATCTTCGACTACTCCACCTACGAGCAGCCGGATTCGGTCCGCTACCTGGTCGGCATGGGGCAGCCGATGGACTACCAGCCACCGATGCTCGCGCCGTCGGTGCCGACCATGGTGTGGGGCGGGCAGGTGCGGCTGATCGCCAGGGCGCTCGGCGCCGAGGTGGACGAGATCCGCGAAACGCTGGACCGCCGTCCACTCGAGACCACCGTCGGCACCCGCACCATGGGCGAGTTCGAGGCGGGCACGCAGGGCGCGGTGCGGTTCGAGGTGCAGGGCATCGTCGGCGGGGAACCGCGGATCGTGATCGAGCACGTCACCCGCATCCACCCGTCCTGCGCGCCGGACTGGC
The genomic region above belongs to Amycolatopsis sp. YIM 10 and contains:
- a CDS encoding DUF899 domain-containing protein, giving the protein MNRPQVVSPEEWQVARDALLVKEKEHTRALDALAAERRRLPMVRLDPGYRFTAPDGEEVGLAGLFDGMRQLVVYHFMLRPGQDYLCDGCCSFTDNLADQVHLNARDTRLILLCRAPQAEIAPVRERMGWTVPWYSSFGSSFEDDLGVTSGFGLSVLLRDGDGFFRTYFTTARGVDRLRMDFNLLDLTPYGRQEIWEDSPAGWPQDPTMSWLRLRDEYGKA
- the asnB gene encoding asparagine synthase (glutamine-hydrolyzing), which produces MCGIVAAVGEVDTQLCREMLSRIKHRGPDDTGEIHRGRIWLGHQRLSIMDVDGGAQPMSDPGGTTHLVANGEIYNHRHIREDLGHELFETGSDSEAALQALIVDGPAGLARLRGMFALAYMTDDEEFLVARDAVGVKPLYWVRKPEVTLFASELRAFDKADRPLVESFPPGCCWSPAGGLVRFADAVPAVLRPAYRTDEPGVWGDDLLKSVRETVVAAVENRMMSDVGIGVFLSGGLDSAIVAAVAAEYALRHRQPLPTFAIGAPGSSDLAAARVVADYLGTEHHEIVMTAEDAVAALPKAVRAIEHFDPSLVRSAVPNLLLAEYASKRVHAVLTGEGADELFAGYDYYHEEPFTNPDALQAELVRTVNELHHLNLQRCDRTTMAFGMEARVPFLDRDVIGLALSIPPEHKMVAPGREAKKLLRDAFDGWLPEEILRRGKEQFGDGSGAKDVLEQAVHAAPEVAEADGVELRSKEEAGFYAIWRKELDGIRPGSTLGLFATT
- a CDS encoding dihydrodipicolinate reductase is translated as MIPTVVWGTGNIGRAAIRAVGAHPSLELAAVLVHNPDKLGRDAGELAGLDHELGVRASGDPAAVLATRPRAVVYAASGDIRPDEALKDITDAIRAGAVVVTPALYPLYDQLNAPAELREPVLAAINDGGGSLFVSGVDPGWGNDVLPALLSGLGTTVDAVRCQEIFDYSTYEQPDSVRYLVGMGQPMDYQPPMLAPSVPTMVWGGQVRLIARALGAEVDEIRETLDRRPLETTVGTRTMGEFEAGTQGAVRFEVQGIVGGEPRIVIEHVTRIHPSCAPDWPQPPNPSGAHRVIIEGRPRIEVTVEASDEGENRSAGGNATAVGRLVNAIDWLTETEPGLYDALDVPLRPAAGRLGRSTR
- a CDS encoding glycoside hydrolase family 64 protein, translated to MSVQRKLLALVAALATAAGLAAVPSAAAAVPATIPLTIKNTSGRGEPVYVYNLGTELSTGRQGWADANGTFHPWPAGGNPPTPAPDASIQGPANGGSITIRLPKFSGRVYFSYGQKLVFKLTTGGLVQPAVQNPSDPNRNILFNWTEYTLNDAGIWINSTQVDMFSAPYSVGVQLSGGAQKTTGRLKAGGYNGFFSALKAQPGGWGNLVQAKPDGTVLRALSPGHGVGSGVLDSGIMNDYINRVWSKYASSTLTVTPFADQPGTKYFGRVSGNTMNFTNTAGSVVTSFQKPDSDSVFGCYKLLDAPNDLVRGPISRTLCAGYNRSTLLANPNQPDAGSGGFYQDSVTNHYSRLIHERMVDGKAYGFAFDDVGHHESLVHDGNPAQASITLDPFN
- a CDS encoding helix-turn-helix domain-containing protein — encoded protein: MQRTRFGDMACSIARTLDVIGEPWSPLILRNVYVGINRFEQMQESLGISRKVLTERLKWLTEQQVLTRRQYSERPPRYEYVLTERGTELCDLLMVMVRWGDRWLAGEAGPPVLYRHHACGRISHVEPRCSECGEPMRATDLDVLPGPGLA
- the ligD gene encoding non-homologous end-joining DNA ligase; its protein translation is MSKSPAVEIEVGPCVVRVSNPDRVYFPARGETKLDLVNYYLSVGDGIVRALRERPCMLHRFPSGVAGEKVHQKRVPNGAPPWLETVRVHFPRYNRHADELCVTELASVIWAVQMSTVEFHPWNSRRADTERPDEWRIDLDPMPDCGFDRVRRVAHVAHEVLDELGMTGWPKTSGGDGLHIYVRIEPNRGFQEVRRAALAFAMEVERRAPDDVTTEWWRKDRDPGKVFVDYNQNTRDHTIASAYSVRGVPEAVVSTPITWSEVDDVEPRECTIGVVSRRFTETGDPHEKIDEVAYTVDTLLEWADRDGLD
- a CDS encoding pyridoxamine 5'-phosphate oxidase family protein; this encodes MPRTLTDAERDEFLAESRPAVLSIAADDGRPPLTVPVWYAYHDGRFTFLTGTQGRPTRKTRLLARAKALSLCVQREEFPYRYVTAECSLVKTDRSPTVEEVVAIIGRYLPADAAQAMAEQEIGDTAGTFVVFTARPDRWITVDFAEEERD
- a CDS encoding YbaB/EbfC family nucleoid-associated protein, with the translated sequence MTDKAQPKPSKKVPAKVDRAAIVKSLQELSVEAGSPDGTVSLAVNTDGVMTRLALSAGAAKLPPSQLADLVLRTYAQAQRESAKRSAELLAPMGNAGYVTDRLRWRLKFDPGPAPAAPGGEGKDKRGSGVLRDRSGSWREPEKRAEPESDDEFYEKGVRFDPSW
- a CDS encoding PASTA domain-containing protein, which produces MTGPVRGACLVLGALLLASCGGAPPAPTSTPAPAPASSAAASAGETPAATITVPDVSGMNHQDAQNTMQAAGLYNLREVDGKGLGRALLVDRNWVQTGQSPPAGTKVPPDAVITLTAVKYTD
- a CDS encoding nuclear transport factor 2 family protein, yielding METVAEQFNARINAHDLTGLGRLMSDDHRFVDTGGNVVAGKRACLAAWSEFFVAFPEYRNVVDSVTTEGSRISITGHSICPGHPALEGPARWTAVISADELVAEWHVQQG